A DNA window from Fragaria vesca subsp. vesca linkage group LG3, FraVesHawaii_1.0, whole genome shotgun sequence contains the following coding sequences:
- the LOC101302141 gene encoding cyclic phosphodiesterase-like isoform 2 — protein MKIRTELLPILTVFGLFSFSLFILLQSFSSLMASTTPEKHVYSVWALPPEDVAPRLQKLMEGLRAEFTGPYFDPHITVVGAITLTPEDALNKFETASKAVKAYEAKVERVATGTFFYQCVFLLINPTPQVVEASTSCCGHFGYNNSTHLSDEDKKKAQEKANILDESITSLSFAVTRLALYKTDTEDKTLKSWEKIAECTLQPN, from the exons ATGAAAATAAGAACTGAACTCCTTCCGATCCTCACAGTTTTCGGACTCTTTTCCTTTTCCCTCTTCATCTTACTCCAATCCTTCTCGTCTCTCATGGCCTCCACCACCCCAGAAAAGCACGTCTACTCCGTCTGGGCGCTTCCACCGGAGGACGTGGCCCCCAGGCTGCAGAAACTCATGGAGGGCCTCCGCGCCGAGTTTACCGGGCCCTACTTCGACCCCCACATCACCGTCGTGGGGGCCATCACTTTGACCCCCGAAGACGCCCTCAACAAGTTTGAAACGGCCTCGAAGGCCGTGAAGGCTTACGAGGCCAAAGTTGAGAGGGTCGCAACTGGAACTTTCTTTTACCAGTGTGTGTTCCTCCTCATCAATCCCACTCCTCAG GTGGTGGAAGCTAGTACAAGCTGCTGTGGGCATTTTGGTTACAATAACTCAACTC ATCTGAGTGATGAAGACAAGAAAAAAGCTCAAGAGAAAGCCAACATTCTGGATGAGAGCATCACTAGTCTGAGCTTCGCTGTTACTCGCCTTGCATTGTACAAAACCGACACTGAAGATAAAACTCTCAAATCTTGGGAGAAGATTGCTGAGTGCACCCTCCAACCCAATTAG
- the LOC101302141 gene encoding cyclic phosphodiesterase-like isoform 1, with amino-acid sequence MKIRTELLPILTVFGLFSFSLFILLQSFSSLMASTTPEKHVYSVWALPPEDVAPRLQKLMEGLRAEFTGPYFDPHITVVGAITLTPEDALNKFETASKAVKAYEAKVERVATGTFFYQCVFLLINPTPQVVEASTSCCGHFGYNNSTPYMPHLSILYADLSDEDKKKAQEKANILDESITSLSFAVTRLALYKTDTEDKTLKSWEKIAECTLQPN; translated from the exons ATGAAAATAAGAACTGAACTCCTTCCGATCCTCACAGTTTTCGGACTCTTTTCCTTTTCCCTCTTCATCTTACTCCAATCCTTCTCGTCTCTCATGGCCTCCACCACCCCAGAAAAGCACGTCTACTCCGTCTGGGCGCTTCCACCGGAGGACGTGGCCCCCAGGCTGCAGAAACTCATGGAGGGCCTCCGCGCCGAGTTTACCGGGCCCTACTTCGACCCCCACATCACCGTCGTGGGGGCCATCACTTTGACCCCCGAAGACGCCCTCAACAAGTTTGAAACGGCCTCGAAGGCCGTGAAGGCTTACGAGGCCAAAGTTGAGAGGGTCGCAACTGGAACTTTCTTTTACCAGTGTGTGTTCCTCCTCATCAATCCCACTCCTCAG GTGGTGGAAGCTAGTACAAGCTGCTGTGGGCATTTTGGTTACAATAACTCAACTC CTTATATGCCACATTTGAGCATCCTTTACGCAGATCTGAGTGATGAAGACAAGAAAAAAGCTCAAGAGAAAGCCAACATTCTGGATGAGAGCATCACTAGTCTGAGCTTCGCTGTTACTCGCCTTGCATTGTACAAAACCGACACTGAAGATAAAACTCTCAAATCTTGGGAGAAGATTGCTGAGTGCACCCTCCAACCCAATTAG
- the LOC101302624 gene encoding probable serine/threonine-protein kinase drkB-like isoform 1 — MDLKTTPLRFTLGKQSSLAPENELNAGDAEEDEVEVIDPRVRLMYLANEADLDGIKELLDSGIDVNFRDIDNRTALHVAACQGYSDVVSLLLERGAEVDTKDRWGSTPLADAIYYKNQEVIKLLEKRGAKPLMAPMHVQYAREVPEYEIDPKELDFTNSVEITKGTFHLASWRGIEVAVKKLKEELIVDEEKVKAFRDELALLQKIRHPNVVQFLGAVTQSSPMMIVTEYLPKGDLRAFLKRKGALKPSTAVRFALDIARGMSYLHENKPAPIIHRDLEPSNILRDDSGTLKVADFGVSKLLTVKEDKPLICQDASCRYIAPEVSKNEEYDTKVDVFSFALILQEMIEGCPPFAAKPDKEVPKVYVAKDRPPFRAPMKRYAHGLKELIEECWNEKPAKRPSFRQIILRLESIYNTIGHKRRWKVCFLSLCGFVSLDLVFANEFEKLNNWTKLYMWDLMLLNGLQS; from the exons ATGGATTTGAAAACGACGCCGTTGAGGTTCACACTGGGCAAGCAGTCGTCTCTGGCGCCGGAGAATGAGCTCAACGCCGGAGACGCGGAGGAGGACGAGGTGGAGGTGATCGATCCACGTGTGAGGCTTATGTACTTGGCCAATGAAGCCGACCTGGACGGGATCAAGGAGCTTCTGGATTCCGGCATCGACGTCAACTTCCGTGACATCGATAATCGGACGGCGCTGCATGTCGCCGCGTGTCAGGGCTACTCCGACGTCGTTTCGCTGCTGCTCGAGCGCGGAGCTGAGGTCGATACTAAAGATCGCTGGGGGAGCACC CCTCTTGCAGATGCTATATACTATAAGAACCAGGAGGTGATCAAGCTTCTGGAGAAGCGTGGAGCAAAGCCTCTG ATGGCACCAATGCACGTTCAGTATGCGAGGGAAGTTCCGGAATATGAAATCGATCCCAAGGAGCTTGATTTTACTAACAGTGTTGAAATAACCAAG GGAACATTTCATTTGGCATCTTGGCGCGGAATAGAGGTTGCTGTGAAAAAGCTTAAGGAGGAACTGATTGTTGATGAGGAGAAAGT GAAGGCGTTTCGGGATGAGCTTGCATTGCTTCAAAAGATACGGCATCCAAATGTGGTGCAATTTCTGGGTGCAGTGACTCAAAGTAGTCCTATGATGATTGTAACAGAATACTTGCCTAAG GGAGACCTTCGTGCTTTTTTAAAAAGAAAAGGAGCATTGAAACCATCGACAGCTGTAAGATTTGCACTTGATATTGCAAG GGGAATGAGTTATTTGCATGAAAATAAACCAGCACCAATTATTCATCGTGATCTTGAGCCTTC AAATATATTGCGAGATGATTCTGGGACCTTAAAAGTTGCTGATTTTGGAGTTAGCAAGTTGCTGACAGTTAAAGAAGATAAGCCTTTGATTTGTCAAGACGCTTCAT GTCGTTACATAGCTCCTGAGGTTTCCAAGAATGAAGAATATGATACAAAAGTGGATGTATTCTCCTTTGCTTTAATCTTACAGGAG ATGATAGAAGGCTGCCCACCATTCGCTGCCAAGCCAGATAAAGAAGTTCCAAAAGTATATGTTGCAAAAGACCGCCCACCTTTCAGAGCTCCAATGAAGCGTTATGCACATGGCCTTAAAGA GTTAATTGAGGAGTGCTGGAATGAGAAACCAGCTAAAAGACCATCGTTTAGGCAAATAATCTTGAGGCTGGAATCTATTTATAACACCATTGGCCATAAAAGGCGTTGGAAGGTCTGCTTTCTCTCTCTCTGTGGATTTGTTTCTCTGGATTTAGTATTTGCAAATGAATTTGAGAAACTAAATAACTGGACAAAACTTTACATGTGGGATTTGATGTTATTAAACGGCCTGCAATCCTGA
- the LOC101302624 gene encoding probable serine/threonine-protein kinase drkB-like isoform 2, whose protein sequence is MDLKTTPLRFTLGKQSSLAPENELNAGDAEEDEVEVIDPRVRLMYLANEADLDGIKELLDSGIDVNFRDIDNRTALHVAACQGYSDVVSLLLERGAEVDTKDRWGSTPLADAIYYKNQEVIKLLEKRGAKPLMAPMHVQYAREVPEYEIDPKELDFTNSVEITKGTFHLASWRGIEVAVKKLKEELIVDEEKVKAFRDELALLQKIRHPNVVQFLGAVTQSSPMMIVTEYLPKGDLRAFLKRKGALKPSTAVRFALDIARGMSYLHENKPAPIIHRDLEPSNILRDDSGTLKVADFGVSKLLTVKEDKPLICQDASCRYIAPEVSKNEEYDTKVDVFSFALILQEMIEGCPPFAAKPDKEVPKVYVAKDRPPFRAPMKRYAHGLKELIEECWNEKPAKRPSFRQIILRLESIYNTIGHKRRWKVRPLKCFANLEAMLRKDNISTSSRSRSSRSSYGSI, encoded by the exons ATGGATTTGAAAACGACGCCGTTGAGGTTCACACTGGGCAAGCAGTCGTCTCTGGCGCCGGAGAATGAGCTCAACGCCGGAGACGCGGAGGAGGACGAGGTGGAGGTGATCGATCCACGTGTGAGGCTTATGTACTTGGCCAATGAAGCCGACCTGGACGGGATCAAGGAGCTTCTGGATTCCGGCATCGACGTCAACTTCCGTGACATCGATAATCGGACGGCGCTGCATGTCGCCGCGTGTCAGGGCTACTCCGACGTCGTTTCGCTGCTGCTCGAGCGCGGAGCTGAGGTCGATACTAAAGATCGCTGGGGGAGCACC CCTCTTGCAGATGCTATATACTATAAGAACCAGGAGGTGATCAAGCTTCTGGAGAAGCGTGGAGCAAAGCCTCTG ATGGCACCAATGCACGTTCAGTATGCGAGGGAAGTTCCGGAATATGAAATCGATCCCAAGGAGCTTGATTTTACTAACAGTGTTGAAATAACCAAG GGAACATTTCATTTGGCATCTTGGCGCGGAATAGAGGTTGCTGTGAAAAAGCTTAAGGAGGAACTGATTGTTGATGAGGAGAAAGT GAAGGCGTTTCGGGATGAGCTTGCATTGCTTCAAAAGATACGGCATCCAAATGTGGTGCAATTTCTGGGTGCAGTGACTCAAAGTAGTCCTATGATGATTGTAACAGAATACTTGCCTAAG GGAGACCTTCGTGCTTTTTTAAAAAGAAAAGGAGCATTGAAACCATCGACAGCTGTAAGATTTGCACTTGATATTGCAAG GGGAATGAGTTATTTGCATGAAAATAAACCAGCACCAATTATTCATCGTGATCTTGAGCCTTC AAATATATTGCGAGATGATTCTGGGACCTTAAAAGTTGCTGATTTTGGAGTTAGCAAGTTGCTGACAGTTAAAGAAGATAAGCCTTTGATTTGTCAAGACGCTTCAT GTCGTTACATAGCTCCTGAGGTTTCCAAGAATGAAGAATATGATACAAAAGTGGATGTATTCTCCTTTGCTTTAATCTTACAGGAG ATGATAGAAGGCTGCCCACCATTCGCTGCCAAGCCAGATAAAGAAGTTCCAAAAGTATATGTTGCAAAAGACCGCCCACCTTTCAGAGCTCCAATGAAGCGTTATGCACATGGCCTTAAAGA GTTAATTGAGGAGTGCTGGAATGAGAAACCAGCTAAAAGACCATCGTTTAGGCAAATAATCTTGAGGCTGGAATCTATTTATAACACCATTGGCCATAAAAGGCGTTGGAAG GTTAGACCATTGAAATGCTTTGCAAATCTAGAAGCCATGTTGAGGAAAGATAATATCAGTACGAGCAGCAGAAGCCGTTCATCACGTTCCTCTTATGGTAGCATATAA